The genomic segment GCCGCCGGGCGGCCGAGGCCGCCACGCCGCCGGCAACGGTCGAGCCCCATTTGCCCATCGCCTTGCCGAGGCCCATGAGGACCGGCGGCCACAGCAATCCGACGTCACCCAGAACCTGGAACACCTCCAGCGTGCGCTGCAGCGTCCCTCCTTGACCCGTACCCCTGGTGCTCATGCGGCACTCCCTACGACAGAGGCGCCTCCGAGGCGAGCGTTGGGTGGCAAGATTTGCCCGTGTCCTCCTTTGCTGTTAGGTAGCCGGGCTCGGTCGTTTGCCACGGCCTCCAAGGGAGGCCGAACATGCGCTGGTCGCGGACCTGCGCAGGAAGGAACGGGGTCGTAGTTCAGTCGGTTAGAACGCTGGCCTGTCACGCCAGAGGTCGCGAGTTCGAGTCTCGTCGGCCCCGCCATTCTCCCTGACATCCGGTGGCGCGCCCGAGAGGAAGCATGCAGAAGGTCACCAAGAGCCTGTCCGTCGAAGCCGCGCGCGCGGCCCGCAAGTGGTACGTGGTCGACGCCAACGAGCAGGTGCTCGGGCGCCTGGCCACGCGCGTGGCCGCCGTCCTGCGCGGCAAGCACAACCCGGCGTTCACGCCCCATGTCGATTGCGGCGACTTCGTCGTCGTCATCAACGCCGACAAGGTGCGGCTGACGGGCAACAAGGCCGAAGGCAAGATCTATTACAGCTACTCGGGCTATCCCGGCGGCATCCGCGAGCGCACCGCCGGCGAGATCCTGGCCACCCGCCCGGAGGAAGTCATCCGCAAGGCCGTAACCGGCATGCTGCCGCGCAACCGCCTGGGCCGCCAGCTCGCCAAGAAGCTCAAGATCTACACCGGC from the Candidatus Limnocylindrales bacterium genome contains:
- the rplM gene encoding 50S ribosomal protein L13 yields the protein MQKVTKSLSVEAARAARKWYVVDANEQVLGRLATRVAAVLRGKHNPAFTPHVDCGDFVVVINADKVRLTGNKAEGKIYYSYSGYPGGIRERTAGEILATRPEEVIRKAVTGMLPRNRLGRQLAKKLKIYTGSEHPHVAQTPAQLSV